DNA from Candidatus Methylomirabilis sp.:
CCTCTTCGCCCCGGAGGCGCTGGAGGCGGTGCACCGCCACGCCCGCGGCACCCCCCGGCTCATCAACACGCTCTGCGACAATGCGCTCCTGGAAGGCTTCCTCCTGAAGCGGGAGCGGATCGACCCGGAGATCATCCACGGCGTGGCCCGGGACCTGGGCGTGTCCCCGGTGCCCGCGGCGGCCCCCCGCGAGCGTCGGTGAGGCACGGTGAACCTCCCGACCACCCTCACAGTCGTCCGCATCTTCCTGGTCCCTCTCCTGATGGTGTTCCTCATCGCCACGACCCGGCCGTACCCGATCGTGGCGGTCGCGATTTTCCTGCTGGCCGTGCTGACGGACTGGCTGGACGGCCATCTGGCGCGTCGGCGCCGGCAGGTCACGACGCTCGGCGCCCTGCTCGACCCCATCGCCGACAAGCTCCTGATCGCCGCCGCCCTCATCTCCCTGGTCCAGGTGGACAAGATCCCTGCCTGGATTGTGGTCCTCATCGTGGGACGGGACATCGCCGTCACCGGCCTCCGGGGGATCGCCGCAGCCCAGGGCGTCATCATCGGGGCCAGCGACTGGGGAAAGGTCAAGATGGTGGCCGAAGTCGTCGCGGTGGCGCTCCTCATCCTGAGCCTGGGAGGAGGACCGCTCGCGGGGTGGCCGGTGCGGATCGGGACGGTGGTCCTGTGGGGGGCGATGGGGATCGCCGTCTTCTCCGGGGTGGACTACTTCCGGAAGTTCTGGCGGCGGATTGACCTGCGGGGCTGAGGGGGACGGGTGGGGGCGCGGCTTCTGCTGGTCCTGGGCAGCTACCTGCTGGGCTCGGTCCCCTTCGGCCTGCTGATCGGCCGGTGGCGGGGCGTGGACGTCCGCGAGCGGGGCAGCCGGAACATCGGGGCCACCAACGTCCTCCGGGTGCTCGGGAAGGGGGAGGCGGCCGCGACGCTGCTGCTGGACGGGATGAAGGGGGCGGCGCCGGTCCTGGCAGCCCGCGGGCTTGCCACCGGCGACGCGTGGGTGGCGGCCGCGGGGTGCGCCGCGCTGCTGGGC
Protein-coding regions in this window:
- the pgsA gene encoding CDP-diacylglycerol--glycerol-3-phosphate 3-phosphatidyltransferase, with the protein product MNLPTTLTVVRIFLVPLLMVFLIATTRPYPIVAVAIFLLAVLTDWLDGHLARRRRQVTTLGALLDPIADKLLIAAALISLVQVDKIPAWIVVLIVGRDIAVTGLRGIAAAQGVIIGASDWGKVKMVAEVVAVALLILSLGGGPLAGWPVRIGTVVLWGAMGIAVFSGVDYFRKFWRRIDLRG